The candidate division WOR-3 bacterium DNA window TTTGCTCTTTCTTTGGACTTGTTTTTTTTCATACCGGCGACTAGCATAGGCAACATTACATTTTCCAGAGCGCTCAGCTCGGATATGAGGTTGTGAAACTGAAAGACAAATCCGATTGTGCTGTTTCTCAATTTTGAGAGCTCGTGGTCTCTGTGTTCGCGGATGTTTTTTCCGTTCAGATAAAGATTTCCGGAGGTCGGTTTTTCAAGAGTTCCGAGTATGTGAAGAAATGTCGTTTTGCCGCTCCCGGACGGACCTTCTATTGCAGCGATCTCTCCGCCTTCAAGAGTGAAATCAATACCTCCCAGGACTTTTATCGTGTCCGTTCCGCTTTCAAAGTTTTTTACTATGCTCTCGGCTCTTATAATGACTTCATTCATAACGCAAAGCCTCCACGGGCAACAGCCTAGAAGCCCTGTAAGCCGGATATATGGCCGAAATAAACGATATTCCAAGAGAACAAAGAGATATGACCACAACATCGATAGGGTTTACTGTTATAGGAAGAGAGGATATCACATAAACGTCGGTGTCTATAGGAAACTCGTATCTGCCAAGAGCAAAGCAAATGGCAAGGCCGACGAGAATTCCCAGAGCCGTCCCTACAAAACCCATGATGGTCCCCTGAAGGACGAATATTCTCATGACGTCAAAGCGCGTCAGACCTATGGACCTCAATATTCCTATTTCACGGGTCTTCTGAATCACTATCATTATCAAAGTGGAAACTATGTTGAACGCGGCCACAATTATTATCATAAAAAGGATCAGCGTCATTGCAGTCTTTTCGAGTTTTAATGCGGCGAAAAGATTCTTGTTCAATACAAGCCAATCCTGAACGGAATAAGAAAAACCGAGTTTGTCCTGCAATCTTTTCGATATTCTTCTGACTTCCATCATATCCTTAACTGCAATTTGAAATCCGGTCACTTTTCCTTCAAGTTTGACAATTTTCTGAGCGTCTTCGAGCCTAACAAAAATCCACGAACTGTTGTATTCGTAAAGGCCCGCGTCTATTACACCGACGACTTCACCCTTGTATATCTTTGGAACAGGTCCCACGGGGGTTATCGTGCTCGAAAGCACGGAAAAGATTTCAATTACGTCTCCCGTTTCCACCTCGAGATTTTCTGCGAGCATGTTTCCAATAACTACCGGAATGACGTTCTCATTGACGGGATCCACCAAAAAAGCACCTTCAATTATTTTCTCTTCTATGTCGCTGACTTGTCTTCCTGAAGCCATGTCGTATCCCCTGAGAAGGACACCGTCGATGGCATTCTTTTTCCTTATCATCACCTTCGAAATGACGAATGGAGAGATACCGGTTATCTCTTTCGTCAGGATATCGTCGGAAGCTATCGCGGCGTTGATTTCTTTAAGGCTGGTATCGGGAGAGCTGATTCCCTGAGTGACAATTATGTGAGCGTTGACACCGACAATTTTCTTTTTTATGTCTGTGTGGAGACCGTTCATAACCGACACGACGGCTATCAG harbors:
- a CDS encoding FtsX-like permease family protein; this encodes MTRYHSMLAKRYLKPPKTNKFQLFITILSIGGVMVGVATLIAVVSVMNGLHTDIKKKIVGVNAHIIVTQGISSPDTSLKEINAAIASDDILTKEITGISPFVISKVMIRKKNAIDGVLLRGYDMASGRQVSDIEEKIIEGAFLVDPVNENVIPVVIGNMLAENLEVETGDVIEIFSVLSSTITPVGPVPKIYKGEVVGVIDAGLYEYNSSWIFVRLEDAQKIVKLEGKVTGFQIAVKDMMEVRRISKRLQDKLGFSYSVQDWLVLNKNLFAALKLEKTAMTLILFMIIIVAAFNIVSTLIMIVIQKTREIGILRSIGLTRFDVMRIFVLQGTIMGFVGTALGILVGLAICFALGRYEFPIDTDVYVISSLPITVNPIDVVVISLCSLGISFISAIYPAYRASRLLPVEALRYE
- a CDS encoding ABC transporter ATP-binding protein is translated as MNEVIIRAESIVKNFESGTDTIKVLGGIDFTLEGGEIAAIEGPSGSGKTTFLHILGTLEKPTSGNLYLNGKNIREHRDHELSKLRNSTIGFVFQFHNLISELSALENVMLPMLVAGMKKNKSKERAKEILDDVGLSERIAHHPSQLSGGEKQRVAIARAVANYPKVILADEPTGNLDGKTARIVLSVFLKLARNNNCGVIVVTHNPGISALCDRILRLNQGILV